DNA from Aliarcobacter skirrowii CCUG 10374:
CTTCTTCTAAAAGATATGGCTAAATCAACTTTTCCAATACTTTTTGCTAATTTGATTAAAGCTTTATATCTATTTTTCTCTTTTTTTGTCTCATCAACTATTATTTGTTTAATATTTGGATAGTTACTAAAAGCTTGTGTAGATACATATGAACCTAAAAGTATGATTTTAGCATCTGGATATGTTTTTATTATATTTTGTATAGCTGGTGTTGCCATAATTGCATCCCCAAGCCACGAAGGAATCTCTATAAATATCGTTTTAACCATTTTGTAACCTTATTCTTTTATGTTTAGCCATCTATTTTTATCTAAAAGGTATGATTCAAAACTATCAATAGCTTTTAGCTCTTTTTCTAATTTAGTTTTTAACTCATCTTTACAACTAGAATTTGTAGTATCTTTATAGTTAAACATAATATAGCAATCTTCTGTGATAAGACCTATTTGATCCCCACCAAATGTATAAACAAATCTATTTTTAGAACTCTCATCAAATAAAGAGTTACCCATTGAACTAAAGCTATTTTCAAACCCTAATATATCAATGATTGTAGGTTTAATATCATTTTGAGAACCTAAAATATCAATCTCTTTTGGTTTAAAAATCTTTGGTGCATAGATTAAAAGTGGAATTCTATAACCTTCTATATTAGAAACTATCTTATCGTCAGGTCTTAAATCTTTTGCTATATTTCCCAAAGCATTCCCACTTCCATGATCTGATGTAAATATAAAAATAGTATTATCAAACCAAGGCTCTTTTTTAACACCTTCTATAAATCTCTCTATTGCATTATCAACATAGATTAAACTATTTAAATATCCATAATAGTTCTTTAAATCGTGAGGATATCTCTCAAATTTAGCACTTGGAAGATGAAAATCGCTATGATTTGTAGAAGTAAACATAAAAGTTAAAAAAGGCTCTTGTATAGTGTTTAATTTTTGATGCATAAAGCTAAACATATTATAATCATAAGTTCCTGTATCTGGCTCTCTTCCTTCATCAACAGCTTCAACATTTGGCATATCTTCAGCTCCATAAAACTGATCAAAACCAGCCAATAATGAAACAGAATCTACTCTATATGATCTTCTATTTGAACTTTGTGCTGCAATTGTAGAGTATCCATTTTGTTTTGCTATTTGTCCTAAATAGCTTAAGTTTGTAAGTTCTAAACCATTTCCTAAATATTGAAATCCAGCTGGTAAAGTTATTCCTGTATAAACTGATGTTATTCCATAAATAGATCTATAACCATTTGCATAGAAATTTGTATATTTAAGTCCTTCATTTGAGAGCTTTTTGAAATATGGTGTTACATTTAACTCTTTATATTTTGTAAACCCATCAATATGTTCAGCACCCCAAGACTCAAGCAAAACAATAACAATATTGTATTGATTTTTATTCTCTTTTGTTTTTAAAGCTCTTTGTGCTGGATAATCATCATTTATAAAAATAAATTTATCACTTTTTAAAAACTCTTTTGCGATTGATTGTGCTTCTTCAAAATTCATTAAGTTTATTCTCTTGCCACCTTGATAAACACCTAAAGTTCTATAAAATGAGTAAAAACCATTTATAGCTAAAACTCCTGAGCTAGTTTTTGAAACAGCATAAGCATCTACAATTCCAAATGATTTTCTCTCAAAACTATTTCTAATTCCTGCAAACAACATAAGAATAATTAAAAAAAAGTAAAAATAGTCTCTTTTTCTTAAAAATTGATTTTTCAAAGGCGATTTAAAAATTTTAACAAATAAAAGAGTAAGTAGAATAAATATAATAAACGATGTGATAGTGTAGTAAATTAGTGAACCAAAAGCCATATCAAATATTATATTCATATCATCTGCTAAGCTCAAAAGTTCATTTGAAACATGTCTTTGACTAAACTCAAAATATATAATATCTGCTATACATAGAGCTAAAATAGAGATAAAAACTAAACTCCATAAAATAGCTAAAAAAACTCTATAATAAATATTAAATGTAAATTTAAAGGGTAAAAGAAGAAGTAAAATAAATATTCCAACAAATGTAAAAAGAGTAATAATATCAACTCTTAAACCAAATATAAAAGATATAAATGTCTCATAAAATGTTAAATCTTCAAAAAAATATTGATATTTAAAATAGAAAAAGATTCTAAGAGAAGATAGTATAAGCAAAGATAAAATAATTGCTGTAAAAGTTTGCGTATATCTATTCTTAAACATTTTGTAACATTTCCTTAAAGGCATAAAATTGTGGATATTTTAAAATTTTTCCATCTCTATTATCAACTAAACCATAACCAGGTGCGATTAGTTGATGCCAGAAAACTTTTTTTATTTTTTTTGAATCTCGTGCAATTTTAAGATAATCCAACATATATTTTGTATAATCTTCACAACTTACACACTCTTTTTCACTTGTAGGTGCATATGGAACTGTGTTTGATATTGGCCAATTAACTTCTGTAATATATATATCATCACTTAAAGTTTTTGGGCTTAATTTTACAAGTGAAAAAAGCATATCTATTTTATTTTTTGTATCAAAAAAACCATACTGAGTATTTTGTGGTTTTCCCCTTCTATCTACATAAAGTAGTGCTGAAGTGATATCATATTTAATATTTTGAAAATTAAACATAGCTCTTGCATTGTAGTAGTATTCAAAATCTATAACAGATGGTCCAAGAAGTTTTATATTTGTATATTTTTGCTCTTTTAGTTTTTGTGCAACTTTATAAAATCTTATAAACTCCTCTACACTAAAAAATCCCCATTTCAATCTATTTATTGTAGTTCCTATTTGAAACTCATTTGAAATATTTTTAAATTTTTTAAATATTAAATCTAAATTTTTCTCTAAGATTTCATGATTTTCAATATTAAATCTATCTTGAATAATATTTATCAAGATATTTTTAGGAGTTTTTAAATTAAAACTTTGTGCAAAATTTACATAAGAGTCAATATTTAAAATATCACTTAATGGAACTCTAATAATTAGATTTTTTACACCCAACTCTTCAATTAAATCTTGCTGAGTATTTTTACCATCATCTTTATCTAAATTTACTCCAAGTCCAATAAAATCTTTATTTGAAGTTTCTATTTTTCCACGAAATAGTTTCATAAAAAGAATTGATAAAGGCAAAATAAAAAGTGAAGTAAGAATAAGTTTTATAAAATCTTTTTTATGCTGTTTTCTCATGACTTTTTTAAAAGCTTTATCTTTTATAACATGTGGTTGATCTGAGAAATTATCCCAAACAAAATGTTTATTTGACATCTAAAATCTCTTTTAAACAATTTTCTATTTTGATGTAATCATCTTTTGAATAGTTTTTATTTAGCATAAAATTATTTTGATATTTTTCATCACTTATAGTTGCCCATCTTTTACTACTTGCAAATAAACTATCTCCAAAAAATGATAAAGTTTTTGAGTTTGTTGCACCTGCAAGATGCATAGGTCCTGTTGAAGTGCTTACAAAAAGAGTTGAAGATGCAATATATTTTGTAAATTCAAGCAAAGTACCTTTTGAGTTATAAATTGTAGCTTTGAAATCTAGTTTTGACTCAATATACTCTTTTGATTTTTCATCATCAGGTCCAAAAGAGAAAACTACTTCATACTCACTATCTTTAATACTTCTTGCTAAACTCAAATAATCATCTAAGCTCAAATTTCCATCGCTACTTCCACCAAAACCAGCATGAAAAATTACTCTTTTATCTTTTTTTACATCAAGATTTAAAAGTGGTCTTTTAAAATCTAGTTTTATATCAGGAAAAATAGCTTTTGCCAAATCAAGATTATATTGCCACTCTGTTTTTTCTACCTTGCTTCTTCTTTGTTTAACTCTAATATTAAAAAATATTTGTGCAATTTTTGTGGCAGGTGCAACTCTTTTTTTGATTCTACTTTTAAATAATAAAATTGCCAAAGAGGTATCTATAAAACAAGATATTGATACATCAAACTTTTTTGATTTTATATCTTGTAGAGTCTTATTTAAATCACTTTTATCATATAAAATCACATCATCTATAAAATCTAAACTCTTTGCAAAATCAAAATTGATTTTAGATACAAGGGCTGTTAATTTTGTAGATGGGTATTGCTCTTTTATAGCTTTAAAAAGAGGTAAACTAACTAAAAAATCACCTATTTTATCGTGTCTTGTGATTAAAAGATTCAATTTCTTCCTCTTATTTTTCTTTTAAATTC
Protein-coding regions in this window:
- a CDS encoding glycosyltransferase family 9 protein, with translation MNLLITRHDKIGDFLVSLPLFKAIKEQYPSTKLTALVSKINFDFAKSLDFIDDVILYDKSDLNKTLQDIKSKKFDVSISCFIDTSLAILLFKSRIKKRVAPATKIAQIFFNIRVKQRRSKVEKTEWQYNLDLAKAIFPDIKLDFKRPLLNLDVKKDKRVIFHAGFGGSSDGNLSLDDYLSLARSIKDSEYEVVFSFGPDDEKSKEYIESKLDFKATIYNSKGTLLEFTKYIASSTLFVSTSTGPMHLAGATNSKTLSFFGDSLFASSKRWATISDEKYQNNFMLNKNYSKDDYIKIENCLKEILDVK
- a CDS encoding LTA synthase family protein, coding for MFKNRYTQTFTAIILSLLILSSLRIFFYFKYQYFFEDLTFYETFISFIFGLRVDIITLFTFVGIFILLLLLPFKFTFNIYYRVFLAILWSLVFISILALCIADIIYFEFSQRHVSNELLSLADDMNIIFDMAFGSLIYYTITSFIIFILLTLLFVKIFKSPLKNQFLRKRDYFYFFLIILMLFAGIRNSFERKSFGIVDAYAVSKTSSGVLAINGFYSFYRTLGVYQGGKRINLMNFEEAQSIAKEFLKSDKFIFINDDYPAQRALKTKENKNQYNIVIVLLESWGAEHIDGFTKYKELNVTPYFKKLSNEGLKYTNFYANGYRSIYGITSVYTGITLPAGFQYLGNGLELTNLSYLGQIAKQNGYSTIAAQSSNRRSYRVDSVSLLAGFDQFYGAEDMPNVEAVDEGREPDTGTYDYNMFSFMHQKLNTIQEPFLTFMFTSTNHSDFHLPSAKFERYPHDLKNYYGYLNSLIYVDNAIERFIEGVKKEPWFDNTIFIFTSDHGSGNALGNIAKDLRPDDKIVSNIEGYRIPLLIYAPKIFKPKEIDILGSQNDIKPTIIDILGFENSFSSMGNSLFDESSKNRFVYTFGGDQIGLITEDCYIMFNYKDTTNSSCKDELKTKLEKELKAIDSFESYLLDKNRWLNIKE